ATCGCCCTGCATTGTCGTTTGTAAGGACATTCTCAAAGAACCTGCGTTCACGCATTGGAAGCGGTGCGATCCGATCGCTTGATTTTATCATGTCTTTTAAAGCTTGCGCGCGGGGCATGGACCGGATGAGCCAACTTTGGATACCAATAATTAGGTAAAATGAGGCATCGATCTACTCAACCGTACATTGATTTGGCGCAATCTCAGGTTTGACCGCAATTCTAGGTCCTTTGACCCGCCACCGGGCGAAACGCATGAGCGTGATCGTCAAGAATAGGCGGCCGACGAAGGCGACAAAGAGAAACTTGTGGTCAGACCAGGGAAAATCCCGCGCCGCAAAAGAGACCCGACAGGCCAAGATTTTTTGACTTCGAGGGGCGCCGCCGGCCCCGAGTCTGGCTGAAGGCAACGCTTTGTAAAGAGAGGCGCGCAAATGTCCAAGGAGACATTGAAGGCCCACTAAATTGGCTACTCGCCCGCTCCAAAGCGTCCGGCCGCCCGCGCTCCCGCTACTTTACAGGGGGCGATGGATATTCGCGAGCGCCATTCTTTGCATCATTTGCATATCCGGGCTGGTCGGCTTTGCGATCTATGACTCATATCGCTCAACTGAAAGCCTCGCGATTCAGAGTTCGGAAACCCTAGAAGCACTTATTGATGAGGATATTTCGCGCGAGATAGACGCCCTTAATCTCTCGCTGCAGGCGGTGGTCGACGGCTTTCATAATCCGAAGATCATGGCTCTGGAGCCGTCTCTACGGCAGGAGACGTTGTTTGACAGGTCCGCCACCGCGCAAGGGCTTGGCTCGATACTCGTTCTCGATGAGGACGGCGCCGTCGTCCTTGACTCCCGCAGGACGCCGCCACCGAAGATAAATCTCGCCGATCGAGATTATTTTCAGGTCCATAAAAACGCTTCCAATGTGGGGCTTTACGTCAGCCGTCCGTTTCACAGCCGGCTTGCGTCCGGCGTCTGGATGATCGCGATAAGCCGCCGCCTATCGAAGCCAGATGGGGCCTTCGCCGGCGTTGTCGCTGGCTCAATTCAACTCTCTTATTTCGACCGGCTTCTGGCGAATGCGAGGTGGGCGCAGAATGCCTCGATCATGCTGACGAATGAATACGGGGTGCTTATAGCCCGCTATCCACCGCTGCCATCGTTCGTCGGGCACGCGTTGCCGTCGCTCAAGAACCTTCATGTGGGCTCGAGCTACGACCTTGGAACATTTAGAGCGCGCGGTTTGGACGGCATGGAACGAATCTATTCGTCTTATAAAATAGGCGGCTTGCCGCTAGTCATAACAGCGGGTGTTTCCGCGCGAGACCTTTTCGCAGATTGGGAAATTCACAGTCTTATTATCTGCCTCAGCCTCGCCGCGCTCTCGACTGTCATCCTCATTCTGGCGGCGCGCACTTATCAAGAACTCCAGCAGCGCACGCGCTTCGAAGCAGAGCTCGCGGCTTTGGCGACGACCGATAAGCTCACAGGTATCCCCAATCGCCGCCAATTCGATGAGCGTTTTAGCACTGAATGGTCTCGTGCAGTCAGGGACTCGTCCGCCCTTAGCGTCCTTCTCATCGATGTCGATGCGTTTAAGTCCTACAATGATTGTTTTGGCCATCAGGCAGGCGATATCGCGCTTTCGGGGGTCGCAAAGTGCCTCCAGTCAAAAAAGATGAGGGTGCCGGATTTTATCGCACGTTACGGCGGCGAGGAGTTCGCGGCGTTGCTGCCTGATACGGACGAACTCGGCGCGCTCTATGTCGCCGAACAGATGCGTTTGATGATTGAGACTCTCGATATTGCTGCTACGTCGCGTGCGGCGTCAAAAGTAACAATCAGCATAGGTGCGGCCACCGCGCGTCCGCGGGAGGGTGGCGAGCCAATGCGGCTCTTCCATGAAGCTGATCGGGCCCTCTATGCCGCCAAAGCCTCCGGCCGAAACCGGGTTTGCGCCGCGGGGATGAGTGCCAATCCTCTAAAGCTGTCGGCCTAAGGCCCCGCACGATATTGCTCGTCGCTGACCTGTTCCATCCAGGTAACGACCTCGCCGTTGAGTGCCTCTTGAATAGCGATATGGGTCATTGCGCTCTTTTGCGTTGCGCCATGCCAATGCTTTTCGCCCGGTGCAAACCAGACCACGTCACCGGGTCGAAGTTCCTCAACGGGGCCGCCAACGCATTGCGCCCATCCGAGACCTGACGTGATAATCAAGGTTTGGCCAAGTGGGTGTGTGTGCCAGGCCGTGCGCGCCCCCGGTTCGAATGTCACGTTTGCAGCGCGGACGGTGGCAGGTGGCGTCGCCTGAACAAGCGGCTCAACATTTACGCTACCGCTGAAATAATCGGCCGAACCCTTTGTAATAGATCGCGATCCAGTTCGCGTGATCTGCATGATTTTCTCTCTTCAACCTGCAAGCAACAAGCAATAGCGGGTGCAAACTTCAACGGCCCTTCCAGACGCGCCAACCAAGGATTTCAGCCTCGATCACCTCCCCGGTGTCCTGATTGTGCCATTCGTTTCCCACACGGCGGCACGGAAACGGAAGCGTGTAAGTGCCATTGTGGTCCTGGCACAGCAATTCCAAAGCTATGCCGGGCTCCGGTTCTTTATCTGTCGTAAATTCAGCGATCCGCACGGCGCGCGTTACCAAAATTCATTTTCCTCAGGGATGGAGCGAACTTCACGGCGATATCAAAAATGTCCTTTGAGCGTCCGCGACCAAAAGGTTGTGACGTTAGTTTGATACTAACACAAAGTGTCTATATACCGATCTTTCAATAGGAGGATCGAGAATGGTGAAGAAGGTGGCAACGAAGAAAATCGCGGCGAAGAAGGCCGTCGCAAAGAAGACTGTGGCGAAGAAGGCGGCACGTCGCGTCATCAAGCCGTGGACGAAAGAGGATGTCCGGAGCCTCAAGGCTCATTCCAAGGCACGGACGCCAGTTGCAAAAATCTCCAAGGAGATGAAACGCACGGTCGGCGCGCTTCGCCGTCGGGCTGGCATCCTTGGGATTGGCTTGGGCCAATACCACTAGCGTCGTTAACCGCCCTTTCGTGAGATCAGAAGCTGGCTTGGGCGCTATCTTGGCAGAGGTTGTTCAATGCTCGTCATGAAGCATTTCGACCTCGCTCAGCTGATCGATCTCTCGATAGGGGTTTTCGTCGCCTTTGTACTCGCCACAGCGATCGGTGCCGAGCGCCAATGGCGGCAGCGAAGTGCAGGGCTGCGGACGAATGTGCTGGTTGCCGTTGGCGCTGCGGCCTTCGTCTCTTTGGGCATGCGTATCAACGGGCAGGCGGGCGCGGCACAGGTCACGGCCTATGTCGTGTCCGGGATCGGTTTTCTCGGCGCCGGCGTCATCTTGAAGGATGGCACGCGAATCCAGGGATTGAACACCGCGGCGACGCTCTGGTGTTCGGCCGCGGTCGGCGCCTTATCGGGTCTGGGATATGCGGCGGAGGCGACGGTTCTCACTGTCGCCGTTCTCGCTGGCAACACGCTCCTGCGTCCTCTCGTGAACGCCATCAATCGGGCCCCGGTGGATGAGCTGAGTTCGGAGGCGGTCTATGAGATTCATGTCGTCACCGGACCTGACACAGTCGGCGAAGTGCGCGATCTCCTGACGGAGGCGCTTGAAAAAGCGAGTTATCCGATCCGGCAGATCGAGGTCGAAGATCGTTCGCCTGATGCGACGGAAATTATTGCGACGCTCGTCAGCACGGCGGTCGATCCGCTTGAACTCGATGCCGTCGCGAATGAGTTGGAGACATCGCCGCTCGTCTCATTCGCCAGTTGGTCGTCGAGCGCGAACGAGTAAGCCTCACATCGACTAGGTCGATGCGCTGTCGTTGCGGTTTTCACCGGGGTGCGTCAGCCCTGCTGGAGCGGCAAATCTTTGGTGAGCCACGCGGCGACGTCCGCCGCTTCTTGATCCGGGAAAATATAGCTGAGCCAGCCCAATCCCGGATCGCGGATGGAGAGCATACGACCCTCTTGGTAGCGAACTTCCGGCGTTTGCCAGGCCGGGTCGATGACCGGCTCGATCGCAGCTTCGTCAAGGTCGGACGCGACGGGCTGAACAAGTTGCGCCC
This Methylovirgula sp. DNA region includes the following protein-coding sequences:
- a CDS encoding sensor domain-containing diguanylate cyclase; the encoded protein is MATRPLQSVRPPALPLLYRGRWIFASAILCIICISGLVGFAIYDSYRSTESLAIQSSETLEALIDEDISREIDALNLSLQAVVDGFHNPKIMALEPSLRQETLFDRSATAQGLGSILVLDEDGAVVLDSRRTPPPKINLADRDYFQVHKNASNVGLYVSRPFHSRLASGVWMIAISRRLSKPDGAFAGVVAGSIQLSYFDRLLANARWAQNASIMLTNEYGVLIARYPPLPSFVGHALPSLKNLHVGSSYDLGTFRARGLDGMERIYSSYKIGGLPLVITAGVSARDLFADWEIHSLIICLSLAALSTVILILAARTYQELQQRTRFEAELAALATTDKLTGIPNRRQFDERFSTEWSRAVRDSSALSVLLIDVDAFKSYNDCFGHQAGDIALSGVAKCLQSKKMRVPDFIARYGGEEFAALLPDTDELGALYVAEQMRLMIETLDIAATSRAASKVTISIGAATARPREGGEPMRLFHEADRALYAAKASGRNRVCAAGMSANPLKLSA
- a CDS encoding cupin domain-containing protein; this encodes MQITRTGSRSITKGSADYFSGSVNVEPLVQATPPATVRAANVTFEPGARTAWHTHPLGQTLIITSGLGWAQCVGGPVEELRPGDVVWFAPGEKHWHGATQKSAMTHIAIQEALNGEVVTWMEQVSDEQYRAGP
- a CDS encoding MgtC/SapB family protein: MLVMKHFDLAQLIDLSIGVFVAFVLATAIGAERQWRQRSAGLRTNVLVAVGAAAFVSLGMRINGQAGAAQVTAYVVSGIGFLGAGVILKDGTRIQGLNTAATLWCSAAVGALSGLGYAAEATVLTVAVLAGNTLLRPLVNAINRAPVDELSSEAVYEIHVVTGPDTVGEVRDLLTEALEKASYPIRQIEVEDRSPDATEIIATLVSTAVDPLELDAVANELETSPLVSFASWSSSANE